Proteins encoded together in one Bombus vancouverensis nearcticus chromosome 14, iyBomVanc1_principal, whole genome shotgun sequence window:
- the LOC117156221 gene encoding dihydrolipoyllysine-residue succinyltransferase component of 2-oxoglutarate dehydrogenase complex, mitochondrial, whose translation MTAMLSNCPRFVPRVITRLSISQTKVVRSLYSQGHILFIHTQHVVNKNSRICTKYKKFHCWIDQARHIHSTSSLWEIKEVVVPPFAESVSEGDVRWDKKVGDQVKEDDVLCEIETDKTSVPVPSPASGVVKEIFAKDGETVKPGQKLCSIDVGAVGAAPAEKPVEKPAEKPAEKAPSPPPAPSTAAPPPPPPPPPPPPPPPPSAAVPPPAARPPPPQAPAASMPVAAIKHAQSLEGAKVQLPPADYTREILGTRTEQRVKMNRMRIRIAERLKDAQNTNAMLTTFNEIDMSRIMEFRKMHQENFTKKYGLKLGFMSPFIAASTYALKDQPVVNAVIDGTDIVYRDYVDISVAVATPKGLVVPVLRSVENKNFAEIEIALAALGDKARKGKISVEDMDGGTFTISNGGVFGSLMGTPIINPPQSAILGMHGVFDRPVAVKGEIKIRPMMYVALTYDHRLIDGREAVMFLRKIKDAVEDPRIILAGI comes from the exons ATGACCGCGATGCTGTCCAACTGTCCGCGGTTTGTGCCTCGTGTAATAACAAGACTTAGTATATCACAAACGAAG GTTGTGAGATCTTTATATAGTCAAG GGCACATTCTATTTATCCACACCCAACATGTGGTCAACAAGAACTCACGAAT atgtacaaaatataagaaatttcaCTGTTGGATAGACCAGGCAAGACATATTCATTCAACATCTTCATTAT GGGAAATAAAGGAAGTTGTAGTACCACCATTTGCGGAAAGTGTAAGTGAGGGGGATGTCAGATGGGATAAGAAAGTTGGTGATCAAGTTAAGGAAGATGATGTCTTATGTGAAATTGAAACTGATAAG ACTTCAGTTCCTGTACCATCACCAGCTTCTGGTGTAGTAAAAGAGATATTTGCCAAAGATGGTGAAACAGTAAAGCCAGGACAGAAACTATGTTCCATTGATGTTGGCGCAGTTGGAGCAGCACCAGCTGAAAAACCAGTTGAGAAACCAGCTGAAAAGCCAGCTGAAAAGGCTCCAAGTCCTCCACCTGCACCTAGTACAGCAGCACCaccgccgccaccaccaccaccaccaccaccaccaccaccaccaccttcAGCAGCTGTACCACCACCAGCTGCACGACCTCCACCTCCACAAGCACCTGCAGCATCCATGCCAGTTGCTGCAATTAAACATGCTCAA TCATTGGAAGGTGCAAAGGTACAACTGCCTCCTgctgattatacacgtgaaatACTTGGCACCAGAACAGAACAACGGGTAAAGATGAACAGGATGCGAATACGTATTGCAGAACGATTAAAAGATGCTCAAAATACGAACGCTATGTTAACTACATTTAATGAGATCGATATGAG cCGCATTATGGAATTCCGTAAAATGCACCAAGAAAATTTTACAAAGAAATATGGTTTAAAGCTGGGATTTATGAGTCCATTTATTGCAGCGAGCACCTATGCTTTAAAAGATCAACCAGTAGTAAATGCTGTAATAGATGGCACTGACATAGTTTATAGAGACTATGTTGATATTAGTGTCGCAGTTGCAACACCAAAGGGTCTTGTTGTCCCAGTTCTTCGTAGCGTAGAAAACAAGAATTTTGCAGAAATTGAAATTGCTTTGGCAGCTTTAGGCGATAAAGCAAGAAAAGGCAAAATATCCGTCGAAGATATGGACGGTGGTACATTCACGATAAGTAACGGCGGTGTATTTGGTTCTCTGATGGGTACACCTATTATTAATCCACCACAAAGTGCAATTCTTGGGATGCACGGAGTATTCGACAGGCCCGTTGCAGTAAAGGGCGAG atTAAAATTCGTCCAATGATGTATGTGGCTTTAACATATGATCATCGATTAATTGACGGTCGCGAGGCTGTGATGTTCTTAAGAAAAATCAAGGACGCTGTGGAAGACCCTAGAATTATTTTAGCTGGCATTTAA
- the Rpt2 gene encoding 26S proteasome regulatory subunit Rpt2, producing the protein MGQNQSGTSGTGSDKKDDKDKKKKYEPPIPTRVGKKKRRTKGPDAALKLPQVTPHTRCRLKLLKLERIKDYLLMEEEFIRNQERLKPQEEKNEEERSKVDDLRGTPMSVGTLEEIIDDNHAIVSTSVGSEHYVSILSFVDKDQLEPGCSVLLNHKVHAVVGVLGDDTDPMVTVMKLEKAPQETYADIGGLDTQIQEIKESVELPLTHPEYYEEMGIKPPKGVILYGPPGTGKTLLAKAVANQTSATFLRVVGSELIQKYLGDGPKLVRELFRVAEEHAPSIVFIDEIDAVGTKRYDSNSGGEREIQRTMLELLNQLDGFDSRGDVKVVMATNRIETLDPALIRPGRIDRKIEFPLPDEKTKRRIFSIHTSRMTLAPDVNLAELIMAKDDLSGADIKAICTEAGLMALRERRMKVTSDDFKKSKESVLYRKKEGSPEGLYL; encoded by the exons ATG gGACAGAATCAATCTGGTACCAGTGGTACAGGAAGTGATAAGAAGGATGATAAggataagaaaaagaaatatgaacCACCTATCCCAACAAGAGTAGGCAAAAAGAAGCGGCGTACAAAAGGACCAGATGCTGCTTTAAAATTACCACAAGTTACACCTCATACACGTTGTAGACTAAAGCTTCTGAAGTTAGAACGTATAAAAGATTACTTGTTAATGGAAGAAGAATTTATTCGAAATCAAGAAAGACTAAAGCCACAAGAAGAAAAGAATGAAGAAGAAAGATCTAAAGTCGATGACTTACGTGGAACTCCAATGTCTGTTGGAACATTAGAAGAAATTATTGATGATAATCATGCAATAGTTTCTACATCTGTTGGCTCTGAGCattatgtatcaattttatCATTTGTGGATAAGGATCAGTTAGAACCTGGATGTTCTGTTCTATTAAATCATAAAGTTCATGCTGTTGTTGGAGTTTTAGGTGATGATACAGATCCTATGGTTACAGTAATGAAACTAGAGAAAGCTCCACAAGAAACTTATGCAGATATTGGTG GTCTTGATACACAAATTCAAGAAATCAAGGAATCTGTAGAATTACCTTTAACACATCCAGAGTATTATGAAGAAATGGGTATTAAACCTCCAAAAGGAGTCATACTTTATGGTCCTCCAGGAACTGGAAAAACATTGTTAGCAAAAGCTGTTGCTAATCAAACCTCTGCAACCTTTTTGAGAGTTGTTGGTTCTGAGCTTATACAGAAATATTTAGGAGATGGTCCCAAACTTGTTAGGGAGTTATTTAGGGTTGCAGAAGAGCATGCCCCTTCTATTGTATTTATAGATGAAATAGATGCTGTAGGCACAAAACGATATGATAGCAATAGTGGTGGAGAACGCGAAATTCAAAGAACTATGTTAGAACTCCTCAATCAACTTGATG gttTTGATAGTCGCGGAGATGTTAAAGTTGTTATGGCTACAAATAGAATTGAAACATTAGATCCAGCATTAATCAGACCTGGCCGTATTgatagaaaaatagaatttcCATTGCCTGatgaaaaaacaaaaagaagaatattcagcaTTCATACTAGCAGAATGACTTTAGCACCTGATGTAAATTTAGCAGAATTAATTATGGCTAAAGATGATCTTTCAGGTGCAGACATAAAG GCTATATGTACTGAAGCTGGTTTAATGGCTTTACGCGAACGCCGTATGAAAGTTACTAGTGATGATTTCAAAAAATCTAAAGAGAGCGTTTTGTATCGGAAAAAGGAGGGATCTCCCGAAgggttatatttataa
- the LOC117156224 gene encoding uncharacterized protein LOC117156224 — MENSLHESDTEDCLTIATKNWDRIISTAKKVGYREGVEDGSNSVFQNGFDSGYKEGFQTAFILGKFKSLLNAIPKDVEHPQNIKEIFDKTRRGACHICITELHNGNTTQKSFDEIINEQRSYSVKVLQTSYEYFQPYVKQLNISESDILKIRDVPDLEGN, encoded by the exons aTGGAAAATTCTTTACATGAATCGGATACTGAAGATTGCTTGACTATTGCTACTAAAAACTGGGATCGAATTATTAGTACTGCTAAAAAG gTTGGTTACAGGGAAGGAGTAGAAGATGGGTCAAATTCTGTTTTTCAAAATGGTTTTGATAGTGGATATAAAGAAGGCTTTCAAACGGCTTTTATTCTAGGAAAGTTTAAAAGTTTATTAAATGCTATACCAAAGGATGTCGAGCATCcgcaaaatataaaagaaatttttgataAAACTAGAAGAGGTGCGTGTCATATATGTATAACAGAACTTCATAATGGCAATACTACACAGAAGAGTTTTGATGAAATCATCAATGAACAAAGATCATATTCAGTGAAAGTTCTTCAAACATCGTATGAGTATTTTCAACCATATGTAAAGCAATTAAATATTAGCGAATCTGATATATTAAAGATACGAGATGTTCCAGATTTAGAaggtaattaa
- the LOC117156223 gene encoding DNA-directed RNA polymerase III subunit RPC6-like: MEIEASTSKERDTTNADINSYETIEQKILALAQTRPKGISDKDLSTEMPELQPVQRAQIINKLLSQGHFDLFKQGGSLLYRLKDPSKAKIAKGADNEEKIVYTIIEEAGNKGIWIRDIRFKSNLMPTQLNKILKSLEIKKFIKAVKSVAASKKKVYMLYNLEPDTSVTGGAWYQDQDFEAEFVDVLNQQCYRFLENKREQMNSCRGGPIMARNVTFASSKEVWKFISDLGISKVKLSVEDLEMILNTLVYDGKVERTLSGDGSTLYRAVEPLLSPPGLIKSTCGICPVRRNCCDVGDVTPTKCQYIMEWLE, from the exons ATGGAAATCGAAGCTAGTACTTCGAAGGAACGCGATACAACCAATGCAGATATAAATTCATACGAAACAATTGAACAAAA aATTCTTGCATTAGCACAAACAAGACCAAAAGGAATATCTGATAAAGACTTAAGTACTGAAATGCCAGAGTTGCAACCTGTTCAAAGAGctcaaattataaataaactttTATCTCAGGGTCATTTTGATCTATTTAAGCAAGGTGGTTccttgttatatcgtttgaaagATCCATCTAAAGCAAAAATAGCTAAAGGTGCTGATAATGAAGAAAAGATCGTATATACCATCATTGAAGAAGCGGGGAATAAAGGGATTTGGATTCGTGATATAAGATTTAAATCTAATTTAATGCCCActcaattaaataaaattttaaaaagtttagagattaaaaaatttatcaaagcTGTTAAGTCTGTAGCAGCAAGTAAGAAAAAAGTGTATATGTTATACAATTTAGAGCCAGACACATCTGTAACTGGAGGTGCATGGTACCAAGATCAAGATTTTGAAGCGGAATTTGTTGATGTTCTTAATCAACAATGTTATAGATTTCTAGAGAATAAAAGGGAACAAATGAACTCTTGTAGAGGTGGACCAATCATGGCTAGAAATGTTACATTTGCTTCATCTAAAGAAGTATGGAAATTTATCTCTGATCTAGGAATAAGCAAG GTGAAGTTATCAGTTGAAGATTTGGAGATGATATTGAATACCTTAGTTTATGATGGAAAAGTAGAACGTACTCTTTCAGGCGATGGGAGCACTTTATATAGAGCAGTAGAACCTTTATTAAGTCCACCTGGATTAATTAAATCTACTTGCGGCATTTGTCCG gTGAGAAGAAATTGTTGTGATGTTGGTGATGTTACACCTACAAAGTGCCAATACATCATGGAATGGTtggaataa
- the LOC143303564 gene encoding DNA-directed RNA polymerase III subunit RPC6-like, giving the protein MEIEASTSKERDTTNADINSYETIEQKILALAQTRPKGISDKDLSTEMPELQPVQRAQIINKLLSQGHFDLFKQGGSLLYRLKDPSKAKIAKGADNEEKIVYTIIEEAGNKGIWIRDIRFKSNLMPTQLNKILKSLEIKKFIKAVKSVAASKKKVYMLYNLEPDTSVTGGAWYQDQDFEAEFVDVLNQQCYRFLENKREQMNSCRGGPIMARNVTFASSKEVWKFISDLGISKVKLSVEDLEMILNTLVYDGKVERTLSGDGSTLYRAVEPLLSPPGLIKSTCGICPVRRNCCDVGDVTPTKCQYIMEWLE; this is encoded by the exons ATGGAAATCGAAGCTAGTACTTCGAAGGAACGCGATACAACCAATGCAGATATAAATTCATACGAAACAATTGAACAAAA aATTCTTGCATTAGCACAAACAAGACCAAAAGGAATATCTGATAAAGACTTAAGTACTGAAATGCCAGAGTTGCAACCTGTTCAAAGAGctcaaattataaataaactttTATCTCAGGGTCATTTTGATCTATTTAAGCAAGGTGGTTccttgttatatcgtttgaaagATCCATCTAAAGCAAAAATAGCTAAAGGTGCTGATAATGAAGAAAAGATCGTATATACCATCATTGAAGAAGCGGGGAATAAAGGGATTTGGATTCGTGATATAAGATTTAAATCTAATTTAATGCCCActcaattaaataaaattttaaaaagtttagagattaaaaaatttatcaaagcTGTTAAGTCTGTAGCAGCAAGTAAGAAAAAAGTGTATATGTTATACAATTTAGAGCCAGACACATCTGTAACTGGAGGTGCATGGTACCAAGATCAAGATTTTGAAGCGGAATTTGTTGATGTTCTTAATCAACAATGTTATAGATTTCTAGAGAATAAAAGGGAACAAATGAACTCTTGTAGAGGTGGACCAATCATGGCTAGAAATGTTACATTTGCTTCATCTAAAGAAGTATGGAAATTTATCTCTGATCTAGGAATAAGCAAG GTGAAGTTATCAGTTGAAGATTTGGAGATGATATTGAATACCTTAGTTTATGATGGAAAAGTAGAACGTACTCTTTCAGGTGATGGGAGCACTTTATATAGAGCAGTAGAACCTTTATTAAGTCCACCTGGATTAATTAAATCTACTTGCGGCATTTGTCCG gTGAGAAGAAATTGTTGTGATGTTGGTGATGTTACACCTACAAAGTGCCAATACATCATGGAATGGTtggaataa